A genomic segment from Rathayibacter sp. VKM Ac-2760 encodes:
- a CDS encoding TIR domain-containing protein — protein sequence MPRRREGEMMARTVFYSFHYKNDVHRVQLVEQMGALEGQPILNSQEWEKIEAQGPNAVQRWIDEQMKHKRTVAVLIGRQTSTRPWVKYEIEKAWADGRPLLGVRIHGLSSMGSVDSEGTNPFDVADVPSHLIPVFDPTQKDWRGVIDSKATYNYLAANIEGWTGRGATA from the coding sequence GTGCCGCGACGACGCGAGGGGGAAATGATGGCCAGGACAGTTTTCTACAGCTTTCACTACAAGAACGACGTGCACCGGGTGCAGCTCGTGGAGCAGATGGGTGCGCTGGAGGGGCAGCCGATTCTGAACTCCCAGGAGTGGGAGAAGATCGAAGCCCAGGGCCCGAACGCCGTACAGCGGTGGATCGACGAGCAGATGAAGCACAAGCGCACCGTCGCTGTACTCATCGGCCGGCAGACCTCGACGCGCCCGTGGGTGAAGTACGAGATCGAGAAGGCCTGGGCCGATGGTCGCCCCCTGCTCGGTGTCAGAATCCATGGTCTGTCGTCGATGGGATCGGTCGACAGTGAGGGGACAAATCCCTTCGATGTGGCTGACGTGCCCTCTCATCTAATCCCCGTGTTCGATCCGACACAGAAGGATTGGCGCGGCGTGATCGATTCGAAAGCGACGTACAACTACTTGGCCGCCAACATCGAAGGGTGGACCGGGCGGGGAGCGACCGCCTGA